ttgaaaaagagtaatgatgtatttataaatattttataactcatttttaactaattaatataattatcttattttattaaattttaattttgattttataataatacttttaatgttgatgtaaaatagatatgaaaaagagttgtaaattaatatttttttttttaattttaatatcgtgatagctaaaaattattttaggcATTGCATAATGTCTCCAATATGTGTGAAAACTTGATGGCATTTTTAGGTTCTTTGTATCAACCCGTTTCTAAAGTACTTTATTTTGTCAAACACACGATGATAACAAAACAAGAGGTAAGTTTTCCTTTCTACCCCTACACGGTGGGGCCGGGTGATTTTCTTAAAAGTTATCCTTGTACAGTTGTACTACCTTTCTTGTCTGTAATCTGTATGTCTTGACTTGTTGAACCAAAAATAGACAagtcattaattattttttaatacataattaatttaataatattatatcattaaatgtataaaaaattatataaaaataattacatataaaattttaaaaaaaataataaatctcaaaaCGACTGTAGTACGCTGgtatactattataaatttatatgtaatattactcctCAGAATATGAAGGAGCCATATATTTAAATGGGCCATAAATTAAGGGCTTTTCAACGTTTCGGCTTGATTTCTGGATTTTCGATAGTGAGGCCCAGCCCAGCTCAGTAATAGAAAACGACATCGCTTCCATTGTCTTGGAACTCCACTAGTCGCTACTGTGTTCTTGCCTTCTTGGGGACAAAGAAAGCCCGGTTTTACAATTCTTCATCTTTCCCAATCAGCCTGACTCTCTTCGCTGTCCCGTACACAAAAAGAAACCCCCAAAACACGAATCAAAGCAAATCCAAACGAGTCCGAAGCAATGAGTCGTGGAAGCGGAGGTGGCTACGATCGTCACATAACGATTTTCTCACCCGAAGGCCGCCTCTTTCAAGTGGGTACGTGCTTTGTAGTAACATCTGTATTTTACctccaaatttataaatttcaaatcacacaCAACGCCTCTTTTGATAATTTGAAACAccccttttttaattttaggtaagTGTTCTTTTGGGGGTTGTTACCGATGTAGGACTGGTTGTAGGAATGAGTTGTGATTAATTGCCTATTTGTTCCAGTCAGGTATGCAAAATGACACAGATCCATTTATATTTCCGTTGAACCTTATTTGGTTGCTGGGAAGTCAGAGGAAAAGAACGGGAAATTACGATCTTGAGCCTTATTTTAGCTACTCAGATACTGAAAACATACCTCCAGAAAATTTTAAGTTGTGTCCTTTAGTCTCAGTTTGGTATTTAATATGCTAAATTACGATTtatgaatttgtttttggttaTCCAATAATTTAAAGCACATTTTCCGTGAGTCATTATTGAACTAGAAAGCCAATTTTAATGGTCTGCTTTAACCTTTTGTTTGGTTAACGGGATATCCAATGAataggaaaatagaaaaaaggatattcatgttagTTTTGGTTATTCACACCCCCGCCCGATTCtagcaataaaaaataaatccttGTTCGAGGGGTGAATgctattttcttcctttgtttcAGTAGTCAGCAGTGTCCGTTTTGTACATTTTCTTGGCACCTTATGGGGTCTAAGctctatttttaataatttagaacTGCGAGACTTCAAatgaggaaaatacaaaattataatcTGGCTTGTTAGGATGTTATATTCTACTGAGTTTGTTTTTGAATGAATGAATAGAGTATGCTTTTAAGGCTGTAAAAGCTTCTGGAATTACCTCGATTGGTGTACGAGGAAAGGACTCAGTTTGTGTGGTGACTCAGAAGAAGGTTCCGGTGAGCAACTGATACTCATTCTATTGAGAATCCGGTTTACCTACAGTTATAGTTGATGATGTGAAATTTTATACAGGACAAGCTTTTGGATCAGACAAGTGTCACGCATCTCTTTCCCATCACTAAGTATCTTGGGTTGTTGGCTACTGGCATGACTGGTGAGGCAGCAAGTTTCTATCTAAACCtttccaatttatttttatgaaagctTGGTAAAAGTCAAAGCAGCCTGTATGCATTGAAATTGCAATGGAAAGAGTTTGATACGATAACATGTCTGACTATatgtacttattaaaaaaaaaaacatgtctGACTATATGTTCCGTTgttttgatttgtatttttttttttttaataaacatgtTGTTATTGAGTACATGTCTCCATTACTCTATGTTAGACATATGCAATATATTGGCATCtagttaatgttttttttttttgaaaatgagaaatgatgatgatgtaaTGAAATTGAAAGATGTTCCCCTTGTATTGGACCTACTAATTACGTAGCACAATGTTTCAAAGCAAAAGTTGATGGAACTTTATTTATCCTTTTCATATTAAGAAGATCTTTGTAAAGAAGTGGAATGTAATCCTCCCTAATTTTACCAGTATGAGGTTCACATATGCTTCATTTTCTCTGGTTATAATGTGAATTTATGATTTCTATGTAGTTCTCTTTCCAATGAGTCAAACAGTTACAATTTTTGGATGCCATTTTTCAGCGGACGCGAGAACCTTGGTTCAACAAGCAAGAAATGAAGCAGCTGAGTTTCGCTTCAAATATGGATATGAGATGCCTGTGGATGTATTGGCTAAGTGGTATAATCTTCTAGTTCCAGTACTCTTTAATTTGCAGCTTGCAGTATGTTTTTAATTAGTCAACTACTCAACTTTATACGTATGGAGTTGGTCATCTCCACAATGAACTATATTCATTGAGTGCAGCAATTCAAATAGAATCTTGTTCGGTCACATGGTGAACTGGAAACTTAGTGGGTTTTTAATCGAAGTTTCAAGGACAATACACCCATAATAATACCCCACAACATCCCCTAGGAGTtttctattagtattagttactgCAGGAATCCTTATTCTTCATTATGACATGTTTCtttatgtaaaagaaaaaaaaaaactgctgtttccttaatatttttttctttacttaggGCTCCTTTGGACATTTAGGCCATGTTTGGAaagtgagatgagttgagaacatctcatctcatttcaaaacttttcataacttctttcccaaacatcacttaaacacaaaacacttttcaatttcaaatcttcaacattttcatctaatcattaaagCTTACCCAAACttacaaataaaacacaaaaaacgatacaaatttttcaaatttcaaaacaaaaataatagtaaaaaactatattcaaacaattttttaaatttataatatttttattgagctttttttctctcatttcccaaaaccaaataaaacatttgaattcaaactatttcactactttttttttttattggtaccgGGTGTCCGAGAACAATGTCCCAACTAATTTCAAGggtacaaatcatttcactactatttacaaaactctcatctcatctcacttcccaAACATGCCCTTAGAATATTTGAGggttttgtgaatagtagtgaaatggttcgagttaagatattttattggatttttggaaatgagagagaaaaagttgaataaaaaattatatagttaaaaatttgtttgaatataatttcttaatataatttttgttttgaaatttgaaaacaattgtattgtattttgtgttttgtttggaagtttgggaaagttacTTTCTAGTAAGAGGACAAAAAGCATATATTCATTATCATGGAGTAATGGAGGAATCAATTGTCAGCACAAAACATGAAATAATGCCATTGATTTATGAAGCGAGTATTCTCATAGGTGGAATACCGGAAGAACATTTTTTACCAAGTAAAAACAGCCATAAATCTCCAGAAATATGTCAAAAGTCTAAGCCAGTACAAGAATCACTGACCAAGGTATACAGACTAGACGACAACATTGCAGTCGCTCATCAAGAAAATTTAGGAAAGAAGAACAAAATCTCACTTAAACATATCATCTTGTTTTTTGGGAATCTCACTTTCCCAAATTTAGAAGTTTGGGAAAGCTGTACTGggttttgtgtttggataatgattagatgaaaaagttgaatacttgaaattgaaaagtgttttgtgtttgagtgatgtttgggaatgagattatgagaagttttgagaatatctgaaaatatttcattacccAAACAAGGCCTTATTTTTCTTCAGATTCTCAAGCATGTGTAATCTTGTGTTCTTCATGTCGTTCCCCCCTCTTCATGAATATTTGCATATGTTTATAGCATTGAAATCATAAGATTGTATGTAACTCTAGGTAAGTTCAAAATGATTTTAACTAATGTTTGGAGTTTTTTGTATGTTAGGATTGCTGACAAATCACAAGTCTACACTCAACATGCTTATATGAGACCACTCGGAGTCGGTTTGTATCTGGCTTTTCTGTGACCGTAAAATTTTTTACCCTTTTGATGTTATTATCAGGAAAATGATTTGTGTAAGCCCAGGGCGTGCAAGTCTCATATAgtccattttgaaaaaaagtgagatccatttgaaaaaaaaaaaaaatccaccttTTTAATGGTGAGTTCCACTTATTTTCAAAGGGACTGCATGAGACTTGCACGCCCTAGgcttgtatctagcattactttGTGTTAATTAAACTTAATATAATACCTTTTCTTTTATGGATTTGCTTTATTACTGATTTTTCTTCCCTCGCGTGATTTCCATTTTTTGCTTTTGGCAGTCTCTATGGTTTTGGGTATTGATGATGAATATGGCCCTCGACTTTACAAATGTGACCCAGCGGGCCATTTCTTTGGTCACAAGGTATTGGCAAGTCTTCacctccccccaccccccctccACGCTTCCTGGGTTGTTTGTTTTCCAATGCTTCTCCACCTATACTTTATGCCAGCAATCACCTTGAGTACTTGTTTACAACATTCATTTTGAGGGCTGATTCAAACAGTCATAACTAACTACCACATCTCCTTCCCTGATGTGTTAATGCAATTTCTATAATGCTTGAACTGTCTAACCTTACTAATATGTTATTGTATGTatctggaaaaaataaaatgaaggatCAAAAGTGTATGTAGTTTATGGCTCCACGGTCAGCAACTTTGTTTACCTTCACTCCATTTTATTGGTATTCAGTTGAGTTACACAAGATAATGGTAATGGCCTTCTTTTGTTGCTTGTGATGCTTATCCAAGGAATGATCATAAAATGATTGTTAGTAATCAGCTGAACATGTATTATATTCAGGAGTTGATCATTCCTTGATCATAAAATGATAACAGCTGAACTTGCAtgccctaggggttggctcaagtggtgaaggccttgggcTTAGCTGTATACTCtccctaggtctaaggttcaaatccccttgggtgcaaacaatctctaggggccatcggattgggggattttctccttgaattacccgatGTGCATTtgcaggaaactccttgccTAGGGCCTATTCACCcctgggattagttgggacgTTGTTaatggacacccggtgccaataaaaaaaaatgtaatagattttttaatcacaaatgcgatttatatataaaattctgCATATAACttactaaaaattataaaagaaaaaatactttGTACCGGGCatttgcctattctttgataatataatttatttacttatcaaaaaaaaaattataaaagaaaaaatggatgcAGTCTGTTATTTGCTGTTATTTAAACACGCTCAGAAAAGATTGAGTACTGTTGAGCTTGTGATCTTCACTTGTACAGTAATGGGATGGCTATATGTATGTCTATAGTGCTTTCCCATAGACATTGTTATTGGTAGCTTTATAGGAGCATTAATCAATATTACTAGTTCATCAGTACTAGATTGTTTTTTAACCCTATGAGTTCTTCATGATATGCTTTGATTAGGCCACGAGTGCTGGATTGAAAGAGCAGGAGGCAATTAATTTCttggagaagaagatgaagaatgaTCCTGCATTTACGTACGAGGAGACTGTTCAGGTGAAAAGTTACatgttctttttttaattgttgaaaaaaaatcaGGACTTATTacatgattttgaaaaattccaCATGTGCTTTCCGTTCATTATCTTATTTTTGTATTCAAATTGGGTAGAAGAAATGGTTTCGTTTCGGGGACACCATTTACTTTGTATGGTCACTTGTTTGTTTAGGTCAGTAATGACATGAATTATTGCTCTGTGCAATTTCAAATTGATCGGGAATTTCTTACATTTTCTTTCACAAATTGATTGGGAAATTCTTACATTTCCTTTCATGAGAAACTCTCCTACACAGCATTGAATTTTTCACATTCTTAGTTGAATTAGGTGCCATATAAGATATACGTCTCACTTCTTTGTattatgttttgtttattttctttatgacatgaaaataataggaaaaatgttattatttcttaaattaGACATTTTTCATGGGCTCTCAAAGCAAATTTCTTCCTTTTGGCAAACACAGACATGTTTAATGTGTCTAATGGTAGATTCTTATTCTAGATCTAATGTCTCCAATTGCTTCCATTTTTAGACTGCAATTTCAGCTTTGCAATCAGTTCTACAAGAGGATTTCAAAGCTAATGAGATTGAGGTATGAATATCCCTACCATGTTATCCCCATGGGAGTTAGATAAGGAGTTCCCGAGTTTCTGATGATGTTGACAACGATGATTTTGATTAAGCTTTTTAAACTTCCTATGAATAGGTTGGAGTGGTGAGGCAGGAGAATCCGGTCTTCAGAGTATTATCCACGGAGGAGATCGATGAGCACTTGACTGCCATAAGTGAGCGTGACTGAGAATGAGCAACATCTGAAACCATCTGGTGGAATAGCTAGATTCTGCTTGGATGTTGTATGCTTTttagttttctcttttttctttggcgTTATCGTGAATCATGAAACGTGTTATCGAAGGATTTTTCCATGAGCTTACGGCTATTTGGAAATGCTttcataatcaaagattcaaaaagCCCTTCAAATTCTTTCTCAGGATAGTTTGGAATGGAACGATTGGCACGTTTAATTATCGGGTATTGGTTCAATGCTGACAACAGATAATGGCAGTGATACGAGACAGATTGACATCTGATACCCATTTGATCAAGTTATTCATCTTATTGGGGTTAGACTGTTAGTGATAGTTTTGTCGTTTCAAGAGGTTTAGCTTCTAGAAGGTGAAGGAAAttaggaaaaaggaaaatgataattcAACAGCTAAAAGTGACCGAttgagttattattttttaagtttttctatTCATCTTTCTCACATgctatactttttttaatttatttttttaaaattaattgagttcttctatttattatcaatacattatatatttgataagagaaaaaaataaataattgtgtGATATaaggatgatgaatagaattttttttattacttaatagttaaaagaaattgaatattagtaactttatatttttttaaaatgtttaaatatgtaaacaaaatgattggaaaaaatattcaaaaagcGCATATGCATTTATCAAGACAAATCCTCGGTTGGAACAGTCTCCCACGGAAATTTGatacataattttcttttttcgggtgtaaaattttttataaaaggtttGTACCAAACTTGCATGCTTAATTTGTATGTAACATAAGTCTGTTTAACTTTAAATAGCTCATTGGCTTAAAGTTAAACCTAAACGTTGCATGCTTAGGTTACGTTTAGATgttgaaatgagttgagttataaataataatattttatagattttattgagataaatttaattttttaaattaaaatatataaaataggttgaaatgaatttaaatttttttataaacaataaaaaatgataattaattttattaataattaatttaaaatgaatagaGATCAACGTCTAAACGAAACCTTAAAGGTATCATACTCAGTATAAGTTGTAGGAAAAAGCTAGTTTGTCTACTCACGTGTATTGCTCAAGTGTTGGCAGATGTGCCAAGGGACAACCCCTGAATGaaggtgtatttttttttttgagttttgctagATATAAGCAGGTTTGTGTACTAATTTATGCATcgataatcttttttattttaaatatatataaactttttagacaaaaagaaaatctcatatctcaaaaaaataatttccgtCTTCAATTCACATCACTTCGTTAAACATATGTCTTACATATCAATATCGATATACGAATTGATACATGAACTCCACTTACAAAAAAGATTTGTCCTTTCGAGAAAGACCTCTCGCCGATGGAGAGACCAAACCTCAGCCACAAATTCCATGATTACCATTTGGAACCAAATCTTTAGATTAagcaaatctaaaataatttagacttttgtTACAATGATTGGTAAAAGATGAAAAACTAttattcattcatcaaatattaaaatattaatttttcattccaaacaaataaattaaataaattagaatataattaacatttaacatttagaatataattattattaacatttaaaaatattttttatatattaattgaatacaatataattattattaacatttaataatattttttttaatattaatataatataattattattaatatttaataatatttttttaatattaatttaattagaatataattattattaacattttagtagaattataaaatgtgataaaataaattaagtaaaaaaattattaatttaataatattttattattatataaataatgaatggTTAATCTGTGAAAATTGAATTtagataaaatagataaatataaataaatgttaatattgattaaatttaaagataaatttaactaaACCATCCTCGTTACGACGCCACGTCCTTGTCCGACAACCACGTCGCAAAGCCAAACAACTTAAAATTTAAGAGTCGGGACTCGGGAGTTTGCGCCCTTGCTCCATCCAAGATTAAACAAGAAGTGGAAAACAAAGCCCCAACCTGAAGTGCCTCTTCAACACTTACATCGACAGACTAGTAGAGAATAGAGATAGATGCTTTAGTATAATCTCGTTTTGATGCCTTATTAGAGACTAAATATATACTTCAGCGTCCTCTGGTTCGTGTCCTTATTTTTCTCCCCGATTTTAgggtttacatatatatatatatatatatatatatacattggcTGTGTTCGACCAGGTTCAAGTATGTAAAATTTTTCAGGCTTCTACAGACTTTTGTACCGGTTCTCATTAAGtttgtttcttattttatttttaggctttgatttttgttttggaactCAGAGGTCAATGTTCGTCTCGTTGGAGTTCGAATCAATATCTGTCTGCTTctgttttgtttggttgttgagaaaatGCTGGAAACGATAAGGGCGCCATTGAAATGTGCGTTACTTCGActaattgtttatttttcttaaaaagtaAAGCTATATTGAGTTTTAACTTTTAGGTACAcagtttcaatttttcttttcttcccgaGTTTTATCGCAATCCAATCAGAGAATTAGGTTCGGTGGAACTGAACTTTTTGTTTCCTTTGGTCGGAACTACTGAATTGACTGACAAAACACAATTTAGAAATTTGGGTTGTTAGTCATTGGACATTGAATCGAAACTGGAGGGTTTATATGAAAtaccatttgattttttttagtaaaagtTAGGAGTACAATTTGTGACCTTTTTATTTGATAGTAAGTTGATTGTCTTGTTTGATAtagctttattttatttggctTAGGAATCGTTTAGTAATGGCCACTGCAACTATGGCCACAGCAGCCGGTGCAGCAGCTCTTTTGTACTATTCATTGAAGCAGAAGTTACCGTCCAATAGGTCTCATggagatgatgaagatgagggAAATGGTAGTGATGCTATTAATGACGCTCTTTTGGGCATTGACCGTGTTTCGCATAGGCTAATTCAAGCTCCTGGTACATGGTTAGAGACGATTTCGACTTTGTCGGAGACCCTTCGGTTCACATACTCTGAAACTCTTGGGAAGTGGCCCATTGGTGATTTGGCATTCGggatcagttttcttcttaagAGGCAGGTAAGATGCTCTCATTGCTTAATTTTCTGAAAACTGGATATAGTCACAAAATTATTGCTTGATATTCTTGTGCATAATTGAAGGAAtagctcatcatcatcatcatcattatattGGGTTATAAGATCACGAAATGAGTTCATGCGTGGCAGGATTTTTTTATCAGGCAAAGCTCTGATAGTTTCATTGTTCTTGCAGGGAAACTTACATGTTGGCAGTGTGTTTGGTGGTGAAGA
This genomic interval from Carya illinoinensis cultivar Pawnee chromosome 2, C.illinoinensisPawnee_v1, whole genome shotgun sequence contains the following:
- the LOC122300904 gene encoding proteasome subunit alpha type-6, with product MSRGSGGGYDRHITIFSPEGRLFQVEYAFKAVKASGITSIGVRGKDSVCVVTQKKVPDKLLDQTSVTHLFPITKYLGLLATGMTADARTLVQQARNEAAEFRFKYGYEMPVDVLAKWIADKSQVYTQHAYMRPLGVVSMVLGIDDEYGPRLYKCDPAGHFFGHKATSAGLKEQEAINFLEKKMKNDPAFTYEETVQTAISALQSVLQEDFKANEIEVGVVRQENPVFRVLSTEEIDEHLTAISERD